AGAGTTTCTTATCAGTAAGCCCATGTTTTAGTTATTTTCGCACGATAAATCGTTCTTCCGAGTATCCAACTTTCTACTATGTAAAAGTAAAAACCTAGTTAACTGGTTAAAAAAACTATATTCACTTGATGATAGCATTTTAAAGGCACCTTATATCAAGCTTTGAAATTATCTAAGCTATGATAACGGGATCTGTTACTGATATGCATGACTTGTATGCCGAAATAAACTAATCAGCACTAATCCTTGAAAAATAATCGGTTTCTTCTGCAATAAAGAAATTCAACATGTCAATTCAGCACTAATGCTTCCCAAATAAAATTATGTTTTGCCACGTGAGCTAAACACTCGTGCACAGGACAAAGCTAATATGTGGGGACCCTCGTCTACTGGAGAAGACTAATCTATAATAAGGTTCGGAATTGATTAGATTTGAGCTAGCAATTATATTAGCTTGCATACGTGAAGTCACCAAACTGATGCATGACTTAAACCCATTACATTAGTCCACGTCTATCCTACTGGATGTTTACGCAGCTCCCAACTCTTGCAGATGGGCCATGATTGTCGCGGGTTATCTTGGTATATCTTTTCACAATGAAGatgttgagattttttttttaacaaaattttgtaggTTTAATGGAAGGATTGTCCACGTGGACGGTGTTATTAAAATATAATTTAGTATTTTGTGAAAATATGTTGCAACTAAATTAATTAGGTTAAAACTTTGATAAAAGTGTTGTCCATTTACCTTTTCTTTGACGATGTTACTAATGAACGGTTAAGTAGTTGATGTAAACCCAATTTTTAATATTCCAACAGATAGAATTATGTCAAGTGCCCTAACCAGAGCTTCTGCATTAGAAAAGGCGTACTCCGGTCAGTAGAAAACAAAGATTTCATCATCGTTTAATGTGAGAACTTATTTTGTCAAGATTTTTAAGTGAAAGATTTTTACAATTGTATGTTATTCTACATGTGTAATCTAAAGGAGAAAAATTAACATTGATAAATAAACCCAACATATGCGACGAAATACTTTTTTCagacaagagaactcataattttAAGAGTTAAGAAAACCAGTGATAATCGATATATTCGGTAATATTTTCCAATAAAATAGACAACAAACCCGCGCTCAATTAAAACAGCCCACCAGAGTCTCTTATAATCATATGTCATTGGTAATGATAACATTGCTAAGTTATTGGTAATATTTTCCAATAAAATTGACGATAATCattttgataattttattttcattctAAAGTCTCTTATAATCATAATCATGAAGGTAGTTTCCCAAGCCTGGTTGCTTCTTCTCTTTGCAATAGTTTCTTTGTTTGCCATTAATACAACATCTCATATATGAATGGCTAGCTAGCGCATCCTTAATCTTCTTATTTCGGaacttatttattttgtttatgcAGAGAGGGTATCAGCAGCCAATACATACTGTCCTGCGGGTAACCTTGAAGGCGTTTGGAAAAGTCTCATCTGTGATCATAACAAGAACTACAAGAACTACCCGAAATGGTGTCGAAATAAAGGCAGAACCTTCGCTCAGAAATTTCAACGGCAAAATTCTGGTTGGTTTGGGAAACTAAGTGATTGCGTTTGTTGTCTTTATGTCTCATGAATGTATTTTAACAAGTTTAAAACTGGTTATCCCTCATATTGACTCTAAGTCAACTACCTTTTACTAAAGTCAGCTTTCCCCCATAATTTTTGGCTTTCCCTGtaacaaaaatcagaaatataTAGATCGGAATTAGAAAACTGAAGGATGTTTAGAACCTGTTTGGTATAATTTTTTAAAATGTCCCTACAGAACACATTTTCTcctatttattgttttctctgtttttgaaAATCGTACCAAAAATGTTCTTAATTACCCTTTGACCTTAACGTAGGGAATAAATTGCAGTTGTGATTTCAAATGTGTAGACGGCAGAGAGATATGTTTGTACATCGAAATCTGGCTTCCTTTTGTTAAAAAAATATCTGCGGCAACGTAGGAGGTCAATGAAAAAGCTCTTCCACTATTGAACAGTGGTTTCCACTTGCCATAATATATAGTTGGTGTTGGTGTCGGGTTTTTGAAGAAACGACTGAACTTCGGTCTAGAGAGTTGAATGAACCCGGTCAACTAGTTTAGGTCGGTATGTCTAGGCCTTGAGCTTAACCTAAAGTCTTTTCACAGTATTGTGAACGGGACAAATGCATCACAAGTGATCTTACTTGGTCGGCACCACCACCATATGGTGCAATTATCACACTCAATGTATAATAATTTCTTTCGATATCAGTGTGTTTACACTATATAAGTCAAGTAATTGAGAATCTTTCAGTGGTCCATTCATTTATTTTTTCCCCACTAACGTAGAAACTGGGGAAGTCCTCAAAGACTTCTGTAAATTGAGGCACTACACAAAAAAACCTTGGAATACCATATTCATAACTCAAAAGTCATCTCTAAAAAATGTTTTTAGGAGTAAAATTTACTAGTGCTAATTCGTTAATGGTGGCACTACTGCTGGTTTCATTTTACATAGTTGATGTTGTTTCGTTTGATTCATCTTCTTCCAATCATTCTTCGTTAACTCGCAAAATACAATTACGGGTAGTggtagcagaagaagtagaagctcTATTCAAGTGGAAATCTAGTCTTAATATATCTCACTCTGTGCTTAATTCTTGGAAGATAAATTCCACTGCGATTACAACGAGTCCGTGCAAGTGGTACGGAATCACTTGTAACAGCCAGGGAAGCATCACGGATTTGAAACTAAAAGGTTTGGGCATTCAAGGTacactccttaatttcaacttttCATCTTTCGCCAACTTATTTAGTATCAACTTGCGCAACAACACATTCTTCGGATACATACCCTTTCAGATAAGTTACCTTTCGAAACTAGCCTACCTTGATCTTTCTTACAATAATTTTTCTGGATATATCCCACCAGAAATAGGTTCCGCTACAAGTTTGCGCGGACTAGACATTGGTTATAATCAAATTATTGGTTCAGTTCCTACTTCTTTGTGTAATCTGAGCAACCTGACCTATCTACTCTTATATGAAAATCAACTTTCTGCAGACTAACGTCTCTTGCAGACTTGGCACTACAGAAAAACAATCTCGTCGGTCCGATCCCTACTTCTTTATGTCATTCTACATTTGGAACCTTATCTTCCTTGAAATATCTCGACATGTCAGATAATAAGCTCATCGGACCGATACCCAGACAACTCGGATACATTCCATCTCAGATTGGAAACTTGGATTCATTACAGTATAAATTGGATCTCAGTCAAAATGAGCTTGCAGGGGAGATACCATCCGATCTTGGAAAATTAAACAAATTGGTAGAGCTAAATCTATCTCACAACAAGCTTTCGGGTTCAGTTCCGAACTCTTTTAGTGAAATGCTTAGCTTGACCGTTGTTGATATTTCGTATAACGAATTAAGCGGTCCTATTCCAAACATCAAGGCTTTTACGGATGCTTCAATTGATGCATTGAGGAGCAATCGAGGTTTATGTGGTAATCACTCTGGTGGTCTGAGACCATGTAATTCCTCGGTTACGAATGCAATACAGGAGGCCAACTCTGACAAACTTGCAGGCGTAAAAATTCTAGTTCCATTGTTCGGTTTATTGTTCATTTTTTTTGTAGTTCTTGCTTTTCTTTTTCGGTTCCGAAAAAGATTAGGTAGAAATGTTGAACATCAAGATGAATCTAAAGCTACGAATACTGGGATAAATCTATTCTCGATATGGAATTATGATGGGAAACTAGTGTTTGAAGATATACTTGATGCAACAGAGAATTTTGATACCAAATATTGCATTGGGACGGGAG
The genomic region above belongs to Papaver somniferum cultivar HN1 unplaced genomic scaffold, ASM357369v1 unplaced-scaffold_5699, whole genome shotgun sequence and contains:
- the LOC113343182 gene encoding MDIS1-interacting receptor like kinase 2-like yields the protein MSDNKLIGPIPRQLGYIPSQIGNLDSLQYKLDLSQNELAGEIPSDLGKLNKLVELNLSHNKLSGSVPNSFSEMLSLTVVDISYNELSGPIPNIKAFTDASIDALRSNRGLCGNHSGGLRPCNSSVTNAIQEANSDKLAGVKILVPLFGLLFIFFVVLAFLFRFRKRLGRNVEHQDESKATNTGINLFSIWNYDGKLVFEDILDATENFDTKYCIGTGGYGSVYKAELSTGQVVAVKKLHLSGEDSEIVDLKAFESEVQALTETRHRNIVKLFGYCSNLERGISFLVYEFIERGSLKNILFDGERAAEFDWAKRIKFIKGMADALSYMHHDCTPAIVHRDVTSNNVLLDSDYDAHISDF